From Lepus europaeus isolate LE1 chromosome 3, mLepTim1.pri, whole genome shotgun sequence, a single genomic window includes:
- the MLN gene encoding LOW QUALITY PROTEIN: promotilin (The sequence of the model RefSeq protein was modified relative to this genomic sequence to represent the inferred CDS: deleted 2 bases in 1 codon), which produces MVSRKAVAALLLVHAAAMLASQTEAFVPIFTYSELQRMQERERSRGHKKSLSVQQRSEPAAAPRPAESTLEEENGRTQLTAPVEIGMRMNSRQLEKYRAALEAAEWAVHPDASASPQQLQVSPAGGESGWSGEPSPT; this is translated from the exons ATGGTGTCCCGCAAGGCCGTGGCTGCCCTGCTGCTGGTGCACGCGGCCGCCATGCTGGCCTCCCAGACGGAAGCCTTCGTCCCCATCTTCACCTACAGCGAACTCCAGAGGATGCAG GAAAGGGAGCGGAGCAGAGGGCACAAGAAGTCCCTGAGCGTGCAGCAGAGGTCTGAGCCGGCGGCCGCGCCAAGGCCTGCGGAGTCCACCCTGGAAGAGGAAAACGGGAGGACCCAG CTGACTGCTCCTGTGGAAATTGGAATGAGGATGAACTCCAGGCAGCTGGAAAAGTACCGGGCCGCCCTGGAA GCTGCAGAGTGGGCTGTCCACCCAGACG cctctgcctctccccagcagCTCCAAGTCAGCCCTGCCGGGGGTGAAAGTGGATGGAGCGGGGAGCCCTCTCCCACCTGA